A genomic segment from Ramlibacter agri encodes:
- a CDS encoding P-II family nitrogen regulator, which yields MKQITAIVKPFKLEEVREGLAECGVTGLTVTEVKGFGRQKGHTELYRGAEYVVDFLPKVKVEVVVKDDDVDRCVEAIIKAARTGKIGDGKIFVTTVERVVRIRTGEMDESAI from the coding sequence ATGAAACAGATCACCGCCATCGTCAAGCCCTTCAAGCTGGAGGAGGTCCGCGAAGGGCTGGCCGAATGCGGCGTGACGGGCCTCACGGTCACCGAGGTCAAGGGCTTCGGCCGGCAGAAGGGCCACACCGAGCTCTATCGCGGCGCGGAGTACGTCGTCGATTTCCTGCCCAAGGTGAAGGTGGAAGTGGTGGTGAAGGACGACGACGTGGACCGTTGCGTCGAAGCCATCATCAAGGCCGCGCGCACCGGCAAGATCGGCGACGGCAAGATCTTCGTGACCACCGTGGAACGCGTGGTGCGCATCCGCACCGGCGAGATGGACGAGTCGGCGATTTAA
- a CDS encoding diacylglycerol kinase: protein MTTTSQDALEEPVNPQKLRSGFSRLWHATGYSLAGLRAGWGEAAFRLEACLAVVLVPLAFWLGRSWVEVALLAGSVLLVMIVELLNTAVESAIDRIGLERHPLSKRSKDMGSAAVLLATLIAGGIWLAALVEWFKA, encoded by the coding sequence ATGACGACAACATCGCAGGACGCGTTGGAAGAACCGGTCAACCCCCAGAAGCTGCGCTCCGGCTTCAGCCGCCTGTGGCACGCCACCGGCTATTCGCTGGCCGGGCTGCGCGCCGGCTGGGGCGAGGCGGCCTTCCGCCTGGAGGCCTGCCTGGCCGTGGTGCTGGTGCCGCTCGCCTTCTGGCTGGGCCGCTCCTGGGTCGAGGTGGCCCTGCTGGCCGGCTCGGTGCTGCTGGTCATGATCGTGGAACTCCTCAATACCGCGGTGGAGTCGGCCATCGACCGCATCGGGCTGGAGCGGCATCCGCTGTCCAAGCGTTCCAAGGACATGGGCAGCGCCGCCGTGCTGCTGGCGACCCTGATCGCCGGCGGCATCTGGCTGGCGGCCCTGGTGGAGTGGTTCAAGGCATGA
- a CDS encoding TIGR00730 family Rossman fold protein encodes MSSPRFSVCVYCASRTGTDPRFAAVAAETGRWIAAQGGQLVYGGGNNGLMGVMAGAALAAGARVVGIIPRSMVEREWAKRDCTELHIVENMHERKSMMAERSDAFLALPGGIGTFEEFFEAWTWRQLDFHTKPVGLLNTAGYYDSLLAFLRDGVQQGFMSQGMMDLLTFGTDVAPVLEGLVQSIRPGQMDLSQI; translated from the coding sequence ATGAGCAGTCCCCGTTTTTCCGTCTGCGTCTATTGCGCTTCGCGCACCGGCACCGACCCGCGCTTTGCCGCCGTCGCCGCCGAAACCGGCCGCTGGATAGCCGCGCAAGGCGGCCAGCTGGTCTACGGCGGCGGCAACAACGGCCTGATGGGCGTGATGGCCGGCGCCGCGCTGGCCGCCGGCGCCCGCGTGGTCGGCATCATCCCGCGCTCGATGGTGGAGCGCGAATGGGCCAAGCGCGATTGCACCGAGCTCCACATCGTGGAGAACATGCACGAGCGCAAGAGCATGATGGCCGAACGCTCCGACGCCTTCCTGGCGTTGCCGGGCGGCATCGGCACCTTCGAGGAATTCTTCGAGGCCTGGACCTGGCGGCAGCTGGATTTCCACACCAAGCCGGTGGGGCTGCTGAACACCGCGGGCTACTACGACAGCCTGCTGGCCTTCCTGCGCGACGGCGTGCAGCAGGGCTTCATGAGCCAGGGGATGATGGACCTGCTGACGTTCGGCACCGACGTGGCGCCGGTGCTGGAAGGGCTGGTGCAGTCCATCCGGCCGGGCCAGATGGACCTCTCGCAGATTTAA